The following proteins are co-located in the Sphingomonas donggukensis genome:
- a CDS encoding S-(hydroxymethyl)glutathione dehydrogenase/class III alcohol dehydrogenase produces the protein MKTRAAVAFEAKRPLEIVELDLEGPRAGEVLVEIMATGICHTDAYTLDGLDSEGLFPSVLGHEGAGIVREVGAGVTSVVPGDHVIPLYTPECRQCKSCLSGKTNLCTAIRATQGKGLMPDGTTRFSYKGQPIFHYMGCSTFSNFTVLPEIAVAKIRTDAPFQTSCYIGCGVTTGVGAVTNTAKVQAGETVVVFGLGGIGLNVIQGARLVGASRIVGVDLNPEREAWGRQFGMTDFIDARGKSREEMIAAVAALTDGGADYSFDATGNTDVMRTALECCHRGWGTSIVIGVAEAGKEIATRPFQLVTGRNWRGTAFGGAKGRTDVPKIVDWYMDGKIAIDPMITHILSLDEINKGFDLMHAGESIRSVVVY, from the coding sequence GTGAAGACCCGCGCCGCCGTCGCCTTCGAAGCCAAACGCCCGCTCGAGATCGTCGAGCTCGACCTGGAGGGGCCGAGGGCCGGCGAGGTGCTGGTCGAGATCATGGCGACCGGCATCTGCCACACCGACGCCTACACGCTGGACGGCCTGGACAGCGAGGGCCTGTTCCCGAGCGTGCTGGGCCATGAGGGTGCGGGCATCGTGCGCGAGGTCGGTGCGGGCGTGACGAGCGTCGTGCCCGGCGACCACGTCATCCCGCTCTACACCCCCGAATGCCGCCAGTGTAAGTCGTGCCTTTCGGGCAAGACCAACCTGTGCACCGCGATCCGCGCGACGCAGGGGAAAGGGCTGATGCCCGACGGCACGACGCGCTTCAGCTACAAGGGGCAGCCGATCTTCCACTATATGGGCTGCTCGACCTTCTCGAACTTCACGGTCCTGCCCGAGATCGCGGTTGCGAAGATCCGCACCGATGCGCCGTTCCAGACCAGCTGCTACATCGGTTGCGGCGTAACCACCGGCGTCGGCGCGGTGACCAACACGGCGAAGGTGCAGGCGGGCGAGACGGTCGTCGTCTTCGGGCTGGGCGGCATCGGCCTGAACGTCATCCAGGGCGCGCGGCTGGTGGGGGCGTCGCGGATCGTCGGCGTCGACCTGAACCCCGAGCGCGAGGCCTGGGGCCGCCAGTTCGGCATGACCGACTTCATCGATGCCCGGGGCAAGTCACGCGAGGAGATGATCGCCGCGGTCGCCGCGCTGACCGACGGCGGCGCCGACTATAGCTTCGATGCGACCGGCAATACCGACGTGATGCGCACCGCGCTGGAATGCTGCCACCGCGGCTGGGGCACGTCGATCGTCATCGGCGTGGCGGAAGCGGGCAAGGAAATCGCCACCCGCCCGTTCCAGCTGGTGACCGGCCGCAACTGGCGCGGGACCGCGTTTGGGGGCGCGAAGGGGCGCACCGACGTGCCGAAGATCGTCGACTGGTATATGGACGGCAAGATCGCGATCGACCCGATGATTACGCACATCCTGTCGCTCGACGAGATCAACAAGGGTTTCGACCTGATGCATGCCGGCGAAAGCATCCGCAGCGTCGTCGTTTACTGA
- a CDS encoding aldo/keto reductase yields MNLNHAYGKPPSREDGAALLTHALDTGVTFFDTAALYGMGESERLVGATLGHRRGEFTLASKCVLDIRDGKRSLDGSPAAIATTLEGSLKRLGTEHIDLYYLHRLDRDVPIEESVGALARAVEAGKIGAIGLSEMSAATIRRAHAVHPIAAVQSEYSCVVRNPEIAVLDTCRELGIGFVAFSPVARGLLAGAVRSDDYGATDLRASMPRFTGENLRHNLIAVTAFDALAREVGCTPAQLSMAWLLSRGDHVVPIPGTRSIAHLDEDLGAASVAITPEVAARIDAICAKDAIRGARYPAAMQAQIDTETFADEELA; encoded by the coding sequence ATGAACCTCAACCATGCCTACGGGAAACCGCCGAGCCGCGAGGATGGCGCGGCGCTGTTGACGCATGCGCTCGACACCGGGGTGACCTTCTTCGACACTGCCGCGCTCTACGGGATGGGGGAAAGCGAGCGGTTGGTCGGCGCGACTCTCGGCCACCGGCGCGGCGAGTTCACGCTGGCGAGCAAATGCGTGCTCGACATCCGCGACGGCAAGCGCAGCCTGGACGGGTCGCCCGCCGCGATCGCGACAACGCTGGAGGGGTCGCTCAAGCGCCTCGGCACCGAGCATATCGACCTCTATTATCTCCATCGTCTCGATCGCGACGTGCCGATCGAGGAGTCAGTTGGCGCGCTTGCCCGCGCGGTCGAGGCGGGAAAGATCGGCGCGATCGGCCTTTCCGAAATGTCCGCCGCCACAATCCGCCGCGCACATGCCGTCCACCCCATCGCCGCGGTGCAGAGCGAGTATTCGTGCGTGGTGCGCAATCCCGAGATCGCGGTGCTCGACACGTGCCGCGAGCTCGGCATCGGTTTCGTCGCCTTCTCACCCGTCGCGCGCGGGTTGCTGGCGGGCGCGGTGCGGAGCGACGATTACGGCGCGACCGACCTGCGCGCGTCGATGCCGCGTTTCACGGGGGAGAATCTGCGCCACAACCTGATCGCAGTGACGGCGTTCGACGCACTGGCGCGGGAGGTCGGCTGCACGCCCGCGCAATTGTCGATGGCGTGGCTGCTGTCGCGCGGCGACCATGTCGTGCCGATCCCCGGCACCCGCAGCATCGCGCATCTGGACGAGGATCTGGGCGCGGCGTCGGTCGCGATCACGCCCGAGGTGGCGGCGCGCATCGACGCGATCTGCGCGAAAGACGCGATCCGCGGCGCCCGCTATCCGGCAGCGATGCAGGCGCAGATCGACACCGAGACGTTCGCAGACGAGGAACTGGCGTAG
- a CDS encoding tryptophan 2,3-dioxygenase has translation MAINVTYRSYLRLPELLALQTPLTDAHDELLFISIHQASEIWLKLSLHELRAARAAVIADTLPPAFKMMSRVARIQTQLIQSWEVLATMTPADYTAMRGRLGTSSGFQSDQYRLVEFLLGAKRVDMVDIHAGEPAVADTLRDELHRPSLYDEALRLLARRGFAIPGAVTERDWTQAYDASPAVEAAWGAVYAEPDRYWDLYELAEKLVDIEYHVQLWRFGHLKTVERVIGFKTGTGGTAGVAYLAKVLDQGFFPELLSVRTAL, from the coding sequence ATGGCCATCAACGTCACCTACCGAAGCTACCTGCGGCTGCCCGAATTGCTGGCGCTGCAAACCCCGCTGACCGACGCGCATGACGAGCTTCTGTTCATCAGCATCCACCAGGCGTCGGAAATCTGGCTGAAACTGAGCCTGCACGAACTGCGCGCGGCGCGGGCGGCGGTGATCGCCGACACGCTGCCCCCGGCGTTCAAGATGATGAGCCGGGTGGCGCGCATCCAGACCCAGCTGATCCAGTCGTGGGAAGTGCTCGCGACGATGACGCCCGCCGATTACACCGCGATGCGCGGGCGGCTCGGCACGTCGAGCGGGTTCCAGTCGGACCAGTATCGCCTCGTCGAATTCCTGTTGGGCGCGAAGCGGGTGGACATGGTCGACATCCACGCCGGCGAGCCCGCGGTCGCCGATACGCTGCGCGACGAACTCCACCGCCCGAGCCTGTATGACGAGGCGCTGCGCCTGCTCGCGCGGCGCGGGTTCGCGATTCCCGGGGCAGTGACGGAGCGCGACTGGACGCAAGCCTATGACGCGTCGCCAGCGGTTGAGGCGGCTTGGGGCGCGGTCTATGCCGAACCGGATCGATACTGGGATTTGTACGAACTGGCCGAAAAGCTGGTCGACATCGAATATCACGTGCAGCTCTGGCGATTCGGGCATCTCAAGACGGTCGAACGGGTGATCGGCTTCAAGACCGGGACCGGGGGGACGGCGGGCGTCGCTTATCTGGCGAAAGTGCTCGACCAGGGGTTCTTCCCCGAGTTGCTGAGCGTGAGGACGGCGCTTTGA
- a CDS encoding DUF2231 domain-containing protein, whose amino-acid sequence MSLTRTPSRPALHPLHAILLAFPIALFTGAVLSDVTYLNSAEMQWSNFSAWLITFALVFGGPVVLWALIDLIRAGNRGPARLYLVLVAVMWVLGLVNAFKHSQDAWSSVGAPGLILSILCAALALVAGWIAYSPVTAVEAAR is encoded by the coding sequence ATGTCCCTTACCCGCACACCGTCCCGGCCCGCGCTGCATCCGTTGCACGCGATCCTGCTCGCCTTTCCGATCGCGCTGTTCACCGGCGCCGTGCTGTCCGACGTCACCTATCTCAACAGCGCGGAGATGCAGTGGTCGAACTTCTCGGCCTGGCTCATCACCTTTGCGCTGGTGTTTGGCGGGCCGGTGGTGCTGTGGGCGCTGATCGACCTCATCCGCGCGGGCAACCGCGGGCCGGCGCGGCTGTACCTCGTGCTCGTCGCGGTGATGTGGGTGCTCGGCCTCGTCAACGCCTTCAAGCACAGCCAGGACGCCTGGAGCTCGGTCGGGGCGCCGGGGCTGATCCTGTCGATCCTGTGCGCCGCGCTGGCGCTGGTTGCCGGCTGGATCGCCTATTCCCCCGTTACCGCCGTGGAGGCCGCACGATGA
- a CDS encoding VOC family protein, with the protein MFSHVMLGANDMAASKAFYDATITALGGKPGRSDDKGRVSYMLNGGVFMLSQPIDGQPACHANGGTVGFAAATPEAADAWHAAGLAAGGTAIEDPPGIRSNAFGSLYLAYLRDPAGNKVCATCRMPA; encoded by the coding sequence ATGTTCAGCCACGTCATGCTCGGCGCCAACGATATGGCGGCGTCCAAGGCATTCTACGATGCCACCATCACCGCTCTCGGCGGCAAGCCCGGTCGCAGCGACGACAAGGGCCGCGTGTCGTACATGCTGAACGGCGGCGTGTTCATGCTGTCGCAGCCGATCGACGGCCAGCCGGCGTGTCACGCCAACGGCGGCACGGTCGGCTTCGCGGCAGCGACGCCCGAGGCGGCGGACGCCTGGCATGCCGCGGGCCTAGCCGCCGGGGGCACCGCGATCGAGGATCCGCCCGGCATCCGTTCGAACGCGTTCGGCTCGCTCTATCTCGCCTATCTGCGCGATCCGGCGGGGAACAAGGTATGCGCGACCTGCCGGATGCCCGCCTGA
- the kynU gene encoding kynureninase yields the protein MTRDEARALDAADPFAALKARFAVPEGVLYLDGNSLGVLPRDTSARVADTVAREWGEGLIRSWNDAGWIDAPMRVGAKIAPLIGAQPHEVVVADSTSVNLHKLLVAALGAQGGRRVILTEPGNFPTDLYIAQGIAATLPGVEVRTVARERIAEAIDERVAVVMLTHVHYRTAAMFDMAAVTQAAHAAGALMLWDLSHSAGAVPVDLNGAGADLAVGCGYKYLNGGPGAPAYLFVAERHQARLASPLTGWMGHATPFDFGDDYAAGAGMKRWLAGTPPILALAALEAGLAAFDGVDLAALYAKGRALAELFVAEVGSRCPDLALASPTDPAARGSHVSFAHADGYPVMASLIARGVIGDFRGPDLLRFGFTPLYLGFEDVWRAAEILGEVLASGAWDVARYRARGAVT from the coding sequence TTGACGCGGGATGAGGCGCGGGCGCTGGATGCCGCCGATCCGTTTGCGGCGCTGAAGGCGCGGTTCGCGGTGCCCGAGGGTGTGCTCTACCTCGACGGCAATTCGCTGGGCGTGCTGCCGCGCGATACGTCGGCGCGGGTCGCGGACACGGTGGCCCGCGAGTGGGGCGAGGGGCTGATCCGCAGCTGGAACGACGCCGGCTGGATCGACGCGCCGATGCGGGTCGGAGCGAAAATCGCGCCGCTGATCGGGGCGCAGCCGCACGAAGTCGTCGTCGCCGATTCAACCTCGGTCAACCTGCACAAGCTGCTGGTCGCGGCGCTGGGCGCGCAGGGCGGGCGGCGGGTGATCCTGACCGAGCCGGGCAATTTCCCGACCGACCTGTATATCGCGCAGGGGATCGCCGCGACGCTGCCGGGCGTGGAAGTGCGGACGGTGGCGCGCGAGCGCATTGCCGAGGCGATCGACGAGCGCGTCGCGGTGGTGATGCTGACCCACGTCCACTACCGCACCGCCGCGATGTTCGACATGGCCGCGGTAACCCAGGCGGCGCACGCGGCGGGTGCGCTGATGCTGTGGGACCTGTCGCACAGCGCCGGCGCAGTGCCGGTCGACCTGAACGGCGCGGGCGCCGACCTGGCGGTCGGGTGCGGGTATAAATATCTGAACGGCGGCCCCGGTGCGCCGGCGTATCTGTTCGTCGCGGAGCGGCATCAGGCGCGGTTGGCCTCCCCGCTGACGGGGTGGATGGGGCATGCGACGCCGTTCGATTTCGGCGATGATTATGCAGCCGGCGCCGGCATGAAGCGTTGGCTGGCGGGCACCCCGCCGATCCTGGCGCTCGCGGCGCTTGAGGCCGGGCTGGCGGCGTTCGATGGGGTCGATCTGGCGGCGCTCTATGCGAAGGGGCGGGCGCTCGCCGAGCTGTTCGTGGCGGAGGTCGGCTCGCGGTGCCCGGACCTCGCACTGGCCTCGCCGACCGATCCGGCGGCGCGCGGCAGTCACGTCAGCTTCGCGCATGCCGATGGATACCCGGTGATGGCGTCGCTGATCGCGCGCGGCGTGATCGGCGACTTCCGCGGACCCGACCTGCTGCGCTTCGGCTTCACCCCGCTGTACCTCGGGTTCGAGGACGTGTGGCGGGCGGCGGAGATTTTGGGCGAGGTGCTGGCGAGCGGGGCGTGGGACGTCGCACGGTACCGCGCGCGGGGGGCGGTGACCTAA
- the typA gene encoding translational GTPase TypA → MSLRNVAIIAHVDHGKTTLVDQLFRQSGTFRDNQRVEERAMDSNDLEKERGITILAKPTSIEWEGTRINIVDTPGHADFGGEVERILSMVDGVVLLVDSSEGAMPQTKFVTGKALALGLRPIVVVNKVDRPDERIQEVLDEVFDLFVSLDATDEQLDFPVLYASGRNGYASEDPSRREGTLTPLFQKIVDHVPPPALDQDAPFSFLVTLLDRDNFLGRVLTGRVQSGVVKVNQPIHALDMDGKVIETGRASKLMSFRGLERVPVEEARAGDIISLAGLSVATVSNTICDIAVTEAIQAQPIDPPTLSMRFAVNDSPMAGREGSKVTSRMIRDRLEREAESNVAIKVTESADKDSFEVAGRGELQLGVLIETMRREGFELGISRPRVLFREDESGKKTEPYETVVIDVDDEHSGTVVDKMNQRKGEMTDMRPSGGGKTRITFSAPSRGLIGYHGEFLSDTRGTGIMNRLFEKYGPHKGQIEGRKNGVLISNGSGEAQSYALGPLEDRGILFVGHGEALYEGMIIGENAKTEDLEVNPMKAKQLTNFRASGGKDDAVRLTPPKKMTLEQAIAYVDDDEMVEVTPTKIRLRKRHLDPHERKKASRAKQAA, encoded by the coding sequence ATGAGCCTCCGCAACGTGGCGATCATCGCCCACGTCGATCACGGCAAGACCACGCTTGTCGACCAGCTGTTCCGCCAGTCGGGCACCTTCCGCGACAACCAGCGCGTCGAGGAGCGCGCGATGGATTCGAACGACTTGGAAAAGGAGCGCGGGATCACCATCCTCGCCAAGCCCACGTCGATCGAGTGGGAGGGCACGCGGATCAACATCGTCGACACGCCGGGCCACGCCGATTTCGGCGGCGAGGTGGAGCGCATCCTGTCGATGGTCGACGGCGTCGTCCTGCTGGTCGATTCGTCCGAAGGCGCGATGCCGCAGACGAAGTTCGTGACCGGCAAGGCGCTGGCGCTGGGCCTGCGCCCGATCGTCGTCGTGAACAAGGTCGATCGCCCGGACGAGCGCATCCAGGAAGTGCTGGATGAGGTGTTCGACCTGTTCGTGTCGCTGGATGCGACCGACGAGCAGCTTGATTTCCCGGTCCTCTACGCGTCGGGCCGCAACGGCTACGCCAGCGAGGATCCGTCGCGCCGCGAGGGCACGCTGACGCCGCTGTTCCAGAAGATCGTCGATCACGTGCCGCCGCCCGCGCTCGATCAGGATGCGCCGTTCAGCTTCCTCGTGACGCTGCTCGACCGCGACAACTTCCTCGGCCGCGTGCTGACGGGCCGCGTCCAGTCGGGCGTGGTCAAGGTCAACCAGCCGATCCACGCGCTCGACATGGACGGCAAGGTGATCGAGACCGGTCGCGCGTCGAAGCTGATGAGCTTCCGCGGGCTGGAGCGCGTTCCCGTCGAGGAAGCGCGCGCGGGCGACATCATCTCGCTCGCGGGTCTCAGCGTCGCGACCGTGTCGAACACGATCTGCGATATCGCCGTAACCGAGGCGATTCAGGCGCAGCCGATCGATCCGCCGACGCTGTCGATGCGCTTTGCGGTCAATGATTCGCCGATGGCGGGGCGTGAGGGATCGAAGGTCACGTCGCGGATGATCCGCGACCGGCTGGAGCGCGAGGCGGAATCGAACGTCGCGATCAAGGTGACCGAGAGCGCCGACAAGGACAGCTTCGAAGTCGCCGGCCGCGGCGAGCTTCAGCTCGGCGTGCTGATTGAGACGATGCGCCGCGAGGGCTTCGAACTCGGCATCAGCCGCCCGCGCGTGCTGTTCCGTGAGGACGAGAGCGGCAAGAAGACCGAGCCCTACGAAACCGTCGTCATCGACGTGGACGACGAGCATTCGGGCACGGTCGTCGACAAGATGAACCAGCGCAAGGGCGAGATGACCGACATGCGTCCGTCGGGTGGCGGCAAGACGCGCATCACCTTCTCGGCCCCGTCGCGCGGCCTGATCGGTTATCACGGCGAATTCCTGTCCGACACGCGCGGCACCGGCATCATGAACCGGCTGTTCGAGAAATACGGCCCCCACAAGGGCCAGATCGAGGGGCGCAAGAACGGCGTGCTGATCTCGAACGGTTCGGGCGAGGCGCAGTCCTATGCGCTGGGGCCGCTCGAGGACCGCGGCATCCTGTTCGTCGGCCACGGCGAGGCGCTGTACGAGGGCATGATCATCGGTGAGAACGCCAAGACGGAAGACCTTGAGGTCAACCCGATGAAGGCGAAGCAGCTGACGAACTTCCGTGCCAGCGGCGGCAAGGACGACGCCGTCCGCCTGACCCCGCCCAAGAAGATGACGCTGGAGCAGGCCATCGCCTATGTCGACGACGACGAGATGGTCGAGGTGACCCCGACCAAAATCCGCCTGCGCAAGCGCCACCTCGACCCGCATGAGCGGAAGAAGGCGAGCCGCGCGAAGCAGGCGGCCTGA
- a CDS encoding Nramp family divalent metal transporter → MPPPLAAETTADPRASLAEVHRSVAVPAMGGPFWRRLGAFMGPGYLVAVGYMDPGNWATDIAGGSAFGYTLLSVILLSNLMAMVLQALSAKLGIIGGLDLAQACRATYSRPVNLALWVLCELAIVACDLAEVIGTAIALQLLFGIPLVLGIVITAIDVLLILGLQRYGFRKLEAFIVALLIVIAGCFAIELAYAQPSLAAIADGLIPRTEIVTNPGMLYIAIGILGATVMPHNLYLHSSIVQTRAFDPSPAGKRDALKMATIDSSVALMLALFINGSILILAAATFHTAGRTDVAEIQDAYHLLTPMLGAGIASTVFAIALLASGQNSTITGTLAGQIVMEGFLNLRLPMWLRRMVTRLIAIVPAAIVAGLYGESGTAKLLVLSQVVLSLQLPFAMVPLVRFTSDPAKMGDHANRGWLKYAAWAICAVVIALNVTLLYNFL, encoded by the coding sequence ATGCCGCCGCCGCTGGCCGCCGAAACCACCGCCGATCCGCGCGCGAGCCTGGCCGAAGTGCATCGCAGCGTCGCGGTGCCGGCGATGGGCGGCCCGTTCTGGCGGCGGCTGGGCGCGTTCATGGGGCCGGGCTATCTGGTTGCGGTCGGCTATATGGACCCCGGCAACTGGGCGACCGACATCGCCGGCGGATCTGCATTCGGCTACACATTGCTGTCGGTCATCCTGCTGTCGAACCTGATGGCGATGGTGTTGCAGGCACTGTCGGCGAAGCTAGGCATCATCGGCGGCCTTGACCTGGCGCAGGCGTGCCGCGCGACCTATTCGCGGCCGGTAAACCTCGCGCTGTGGGTGCTCTGCGAACTCGCCATCGTCGCGTGCGACCTGGCCGAAGTGATCGGCACCGCCATCGCCCTGCAACTGCTGTTCGGCATCCCGCTAGTGCTCGGCATCGTCATCACCGCGATCGACGTGCTGCTGATCCTCGGGCTGCAACGCTATGGTTTCCGCAAGCTGGAGGCGTTCATCGTCGCGCTGCTGATCGTCATCGCCGGCTGCTTCGCGATCGAGCTGGCGTACGCTCAACCAAGCCTCGCCGCGATCGCCGACGGGCTGATCCCGCGCACCGAGATCGTGACCAACCCGGGGATGCTCTACATCGCGATCGGTATCCTCGGCGCGACCGTGATGCCGCACAACCTCTACCTCCATTCCTCGATAGTGCAGACCCGCGCGTTCGATCCGTCACCCGCGGGCAAGCGCGACGCGCTGAAGATGGCGACGATCGATTCCTCGGTCGCGCTGATGCTGGCGCTGTTCATCAACGGATCGATCCTGATCCTCGCCGCCGCCACCTTCCACACCGCCGGGCGTACCGACGTCGCCGAGATCCAGGACGCCTATCACCTGCTGACGCCGATGCTGGGCGCCGGTATCGCCAGCACGGTATTCGCTATCGCGCTGCTGGCGTCGGGTCAGAATTCGACGATCACCGGCACGCTTGCCGGGCAAATCGTGATGGAGGGGTTCCTGAACCTGCGGTTGCCGATGTGGCTGCGGCGGATGGTGACGCGGCTGATCGCGATCGTCCCCGCCGCGATCGTCGCCGGGCTGTACGGCGAGAGCGGCACCGCGAAGCTGCTGGTGCTCAGCCAGGTCGTGCTCAGCCTGCAACTCCCCTTCGCGATGGTCCCGCTGGTGCGCTTCACCAGCGATCCGGCGAAGATGGGCGACCACGCCAACCGCGGCTGGCTGAAGTACGCGGCATGGGCGATCTGCGCGGTCGTGATCGCGTTGAACGTCACCCTGCTCTACAATTTCCTGTGA
- a CDS encoding PQQ-dependent sugar dehydrogenase — translation MTRLIAGAALALTLAACGGQPKDVVQTGANPQLPAQDQTLIPPMKIADPTSWDGAKPTVPAGFAITAIASDLKVPRQMLVLPNGDILVAEGKGGSAPKVRPKDVIAGFIKAKGTTSVKGGDRITLLRDANGDGQYETRSVFVSGLNAPYGLALVAGSLYVANQDALLRFPYTDGVTSITVPGERVTELPSRINHHWTKSLAASADGTKLYVGIGSNSNIGERGLEVEQDRAVIWEIDRATGAHRTLVSGIRNPTALAINPQTNALFAVVNERDELGPRLVPDYLTQIRPGAFYGWPYSYYGANVDPRVHPQRPDMVRKAIAPDYALGSHVAALGLSFAQAGGFGGALSNGAFVGEHGSWNRQDPAGYKVTFVPFAGGRPAGPPRDFVTGFMGSDGKTRGRPVGVVFDPRTRSLLVADDLANVVWRVTQAPAVAVR, via the coding sequence ATGACCCGCCTGATCGCCGGCGCCGCCCTTGCGCTCACCCTCGCCGCCTGCGGTGGCCAGCCGAAGGACGTCGTTCAGACCGGCGCCAACCCGCAGCTGCCCGCGCAGGACCAGACGCTGATCCCGCCGATGAAGATCGCCGATCCGACCAGCTGGGACGGCGCCAAGCCGACCGTGCCGGCGGGCTTTGCGATCACCGCGATCGCCAGCGACCTGAAGGTGCCGCGCCAGATGCTGGTGCTGCCGAACGGCGACATCCTGGTCGCCGAGGGCAAGGGCGGCAGTGCGCCCAAGGTCCGGCCTAAGGACGTAATCGCCGGCTTCATCAAGGCGAAGGGCACGACCAGCGTGAAGGGCGGCGACCGCATCACTCTGCTGCGCGACGCCAACGGCGACGGGCAGTACGAAACGCGCAGCGTTTTCGTCTCCGGCCTCAACGCGCCCTACGGCCTGGCGCTGGTGGCCGGTAGCCTGTACGTCGCCAACCAGGACGCGCTGCTGCGCTTTCCCTACACCGACGGGGTGACAAGCATCACCGTGCCGGGTGAGCGTGTCACCGAACTGCCGTCGCGGATCAACCATCACTGGACGAAATCGCTGGCAGCCAGCGCGGACGGCACGAAGCTGTATGTCGGCATCGGATCGAACAGCAACATCGGCGAACGCGGCCTGGAGGTCGAGCAGGACCGCGCCGTCATCTGGGAGATCGATCGCGCGACGGGCGCGCATCGCACCCTGGTGTCGGGCATCCGCAACCCGACCGCGCTGGCCATCAATCCGCAGACCAACGCGCTGTTCGCCGTGGTCAACGAACGCGACGAGCTGGGCCCGCGGCTGGTGCCCGATTACCTGACGCAGATCCGGCCCGGCGCCTTCTACGGCTGGCCGTACAGCTATTACGGCGCGAACGTCGATCCGCGCGTCCATCCGCAGCGTCCGGACATGGTCAGGAAAGCGATCGCGCCCGATTATGCGCTGGGCAGCCATGTCGCGGCCCTCGGCCTGTCGTTCGCACAGGCCGGCGGCTTCGGCGGCGCGCTGAGCAACGGCGCCTTCGTCGGCGAACATGGCAGCTGGAACCGCCAGGATCCCGCCGGCTACAAGGTCACGTTCGTGCCGTTCGCGGGCGGTCGCCCCGCGGGCCCGCCACGCGATTTCGTCACCGGCTTCATGGGATCGGACGGCAAGACGCGGGGTCGCCCGGTCGGCGTCGTCTTCGACCCGCGCACCCGCTCGCTGCTGGTGGCGGACGATCTGGCCAACGTCGTCTGGCGCGTGACCCAGGCTCCCGCGGTCGCCGTGCGGTAA
- a CDS encoding ferritin-like domain-containing protein — translation MEQHQINEILAACDKRRDERRSFLRAAGGATAAVAGAGLLAACDKTYPTPAPFPTPTPSPTSSATTDADVLNFALNLEYLEAQFYSYAAFGVGLNSNLLTGTGAQGPVAGGSRVPFSDPLVANYAREIARDEIAHVAFLRSALGSSAVAQPAIDISVSPTSAFSNAARAAGLITASTDSFNPYASDENFLLGAFIFEDVGVTAYKGASVLITNKTFLEAAAGILAAEAYHAGLVRTVLYRKGLTTPSLISATESISNARDSLDGGSDLDQGVAPSGSGASLKSNIVPTDGSSVAYSRSAGQVLNIVYLNKAAATGGGFFPSGVNGTIRTSAASG, via the coding sequence ATGGAACAGCATCAGATCAATGAAATCCTGGCGGCGTGCGACAAGCGCCGCGACGAACGCCGCAGTTTCCTGCGCGCAGCAGGTGGCGCCACCGCCGCCGTGGCTGGCGCTGGCCTGCTTGCCGCCTGCGACAAAACCTATCCGACGCCGGCGCCTTTCCCGACCCCCACGCCTAGCCCGACGTCCTCGGCGACCACCGATGCCGATGTGCTGAACTTTGCGCTGAACCTCGAATATCTCGAGGCGCAATTCTACAGCTACGCGGCGTTCGGCGTCGGCCTGAACAGCAATCTGCTGACGGGCACCGGTGCGCAGGGGCCGGTCGCCGGCGGGTCGCGCGTGCCCTTCAGCGATCCGCTGGTCGCCAATTACGCTCGTGAGATCGCCCGGGACGAAATCGCGCACGTCGCGTTCCTTCGCTCGGCGCTGGGCAGCTCTGCGGTCGCCCAGCCGGCGATCGACATCAGCGTGTCGCCGACCTCGGCCTTCTCGAACGCGGCGCGTGCGGCGGGGCTCATCACCGCGAGCACCGACAGCTTCAACCCCTATGCCAGCGACGAGAATTTCCTGCTCGGCGCGTTCATCTTCGAGGACGTGGGCGTCACCGCCTACAAGGGCGCGTCGGTGCTCATCACCAACAAGACCTTCCTCGAGGCTGCCGCGGGTATCCTGGCGGCGGAGGCGTATCACGCTGGGCTGGTGCGCACCGTGCTGTACCGCAAGGGGCTGACCACGCCGTCGCTCATCTCCGCGACCGAGAGCATCTCGAACGCGCGCGACAGCCTCGACGGCGGCTCCGACCTCGACCAGGGCGTCGCCCCCAGCGGTTCGGGCGCATCGCTCAAGTCGAACATCGTGCCGACCGACGGTAGCAGCGTCGCCTACAGCCGGTCGGCCGGGCAGGTGCTGAACATCGTGTACCTCAACAAGGCCGCGGCGACCGGCGGTGGGTTCTTCCCGTCGGGCGTAAACGGCACGATCCGGACCAGCGCCGCCAGCGGCTGA